Proteins co-encoded in one Prescottella sp. R16 genomic window:
- the purS gene encoding phosphoribosylformylglycinamidine synthase subunit PurS — MARVVVDVMPKAEILDPQGQAIAGALSRLGHAGVSEVRQGKRFELEVDDSVSDDELATIAESLLANTVIEDWKVTRVQ, encoded by the coding sequence GTGGCCCGTGTCGTTGTCGATGTCATGCCCAAGGCCGAAATTCTCGACCCGCAGGGGCAGGCCATTGCCGGGGCGCTGTCCCGGCTCGGTCATGCCGGCGTGTCGGAAGTCCGCCAGGGTAAGCGGTTCGAACTCGAAGTCGACGACAGCGTCAGCGACGACGAGCTCGCCACCATCGCCGAGTCGCTGCTCGCGAACACGGTGATCGAGGACTGGAAGGTCACGCGAGTCCAGTGA
- a CDS encoding DMT family transporter gives MSTRTEQSGAQVLSGATPHIAVAWACGFASVIVYGLTPTVAALSYDTGLTPTVLVALRSLCGAILILAFAAATGRIRRVPVRAALGLALVCGPLFGLQVICYFAAVRSTGAQVSVVVVHVYPVFVLLFVWLTTRRRQNPAVIALCLTMIGGIALVGGSGGAAVAPAGVGLAVTSAVGYALYLVLGERWVREAGAVLSSGLVIVGAAVTAALVAVATAQPMSFTATGWMSVIAQGAFMIPIGVGCAFYAVRRLGSVSLSLLGLLEPVVGVLAARVVLGERLQPMQWAGMLVVLVACAALPCVSTARKASVGTDGAAH, from the coding sequence ATGTCGACCCGCACCGAACAGTCCGGCGCACAGGTCCTTTCGGGCGCCACACCGCACATCGCCGTCGCCTGGGCGTGTGGCTTCGCATCCGTGATCGTCTACGGACTGACCCCCACCGTCGCGGCACTGTCGTACGACACCGGACTGACCCCGACCGTGCTGGTGGCATTGCGGAGCCTGTGCGGGGCGATCCTGATCCTGGCGTTCGCCGCCGCCACCGGGCGGATCCGGCGTGTACCCGTGCGCGCCGCGCTCGGGCTGGCGCTGGTGTGCGGACCCCTGTTCGGACTCCAGGTGATCTGCTACTTCGCCGCCGTCCGGTCGACCGGCGCCCAGGTGTCGGTGGTCGTCGTGCACGTCTACCCGGTGTTCGTGCTGCTCTTCGTGTGGCTCACCACCCGCCGTCGGCAGAACCCCGCCGTGATCGCGCTGTGCCTGACGATGATCGGCGGCATCGCCCTGGTCGGCGGATCCGGGGGCGCGGCCGTCGCCCCCGCCGGCGTGGGACTCGCCGTGACGAGCGCCGTCGGATACGCCCTCTACCTGGTGCTCGGCGAACGCTGGGTCCGCGAGGCGGGCGCAGTCCTGTCCAGCGGCCTCGTCATCGTCGGCGCCGCCGTCACCGCCGCCCTCGTCGCGGTGGCCACCGCACAACCGATGTCCTTCACCGCGACCGGATGGATGTCGGTGATCGCGCAGGGCGCGTTCATGATTCCGATCGGCGTCGGCTGCGCCTTCTACGCGGTGCGCCGCCTGGGATCCGTCTCACTGAGCCTGCTCGGGCTCCTCGAACCGGTCGTCGGAGTCCTCGCGGCCCGCGTCGTGCTGGGAGAACGACTGCAGCCGATGCAGTGGGCGGGGATGCTCGTCGTCCTGGTGGCATGCGCGGCACTGCCGTGCGTGTCCACTGCACGGAAAGCCTCGGTGGGCACCGACGGCGCAGCCCACTAG
- a CDS encoding MBL fold metallo-hydrolase produces the protein MRLTHFGHSCVLVELDGAKILFDPGNFSHGFEGITDLDAILITHQHPDHADPERLPALVDANPGAGLYADPETSALLGETWTAVYPGDVFNVGEVQVTGTGGTHAVIHPEIPLIDNTAYLLGDAENPAKLMHPGDSLFVPEQQVDVLAIPAAAPWLKISEAVDYLRAVHPRVAVPIHQGVVAKDARGIYYGRLTEMAPGGTELRVLPEESGVEVS, from the coding sequence ATGCGACTGACGCACTTCGGCCATTCCTGTGTCCTGGTGGAGCTCGACGGCGCCAAGATCCTGTTCGATCCGGGTAATTTCTCGCACGGATTCGAGGGGATCACGGACCTCGACGCGATTCTGATCACGCATCAGCATCCCGATCATGCCGATCCCGAACGGCTGCCGGCGCTGGTCGACGCGAATCCGGGGGCGGGCCTGTACGCCGATCCGGAGACGTCGGCGCTGCTGGGCGAGACGTGGACGGCGGTGTATCCGGGTGACGTGTTCAACGTCGGCGAGGTGCAGGTGACCGGGACCGGTGGCACGCACGCGGTGATCCATCCGGAGATTCCGTTGATCGACAACACGGCCTATCTGCTCGGGGACGCGGAGAACCCGGCGAAGTTGATGCATCCGGGGGATTCGCTGTTCGTCCCCGAGCAGCAGGTGGACGTGCTGGCGATCCCGGCGGCGGCGCCGTGGCTGAAGATCTCCGAGGCCGTGGACTATCTGCGGGCCGTGCATCCGCGGGTGGCGGTACCGATCCACCAGGGTGTGGTCGCGAAGGACGCCCGCGGTATCTATTACGGCCGGCTCACCGAGATGGCTCCCGGTGGCACCGAGTTGCGGGTGCTTCCCGAGGAGTCGGGCGTCGAGGTGTCCTGA
- a CDS encoding M18 family aminopeptidase: MPAKTRADAQGLCSFVDASPSPFHVCATVAAELSDNGFTELRETDAWPETPGRYYLIRGGSLIAWSTEGVPSGGPSSPFRIVGGHTDSPNLRVKQHPDLVSAGWQLVGLEPYGGAWLNSWLDRDLGISGRIGVRDGDTVRDVLVRIDRPILRVPQLAIHLSEDRKGVQLDPQRNVNAVWGIGDEPRSFLGFVAGEAGVDPAAVLGWELMTHDLAPSAVVGEDASLVSAPRLDNQGTCYAGLQALLAAVAEPGHGIPVLALFDHEEVGSMSDRGAFSDLLNSVLERIVLLRGGGREDFLRALSGSVCASGDMAHATHPNYPDRHEPAHRIRVNAGPVLKVNQNLRYASDTTGAAEFALACDRAGVPLQRYVHRADLPCGSTIGPITASRTGVSTVDVGAPQLAMHSARELMGADDVRMYADALAAFLTPVR, from the coding sequence ATGCCAGCGAAGACCCGCGCCGATGCCCAGGGATTGTGTTCGTTCGTCGATGCCTCGCCGTCGCCGTTCCACGTGTGTGCGACGGTCGCAGCCGAGTTGTCCGACAACGGATTCACCGAACTGCGTGAGACGGACGCGTGGCCGGAGACGCCGGGCCGCTACTACCTGATCCGGGGCGGTTCGCTGATCGCGTGGAGCACCGAGGGCGTCCCGAGCGGCGGTCCATCGTCGCCGTTCCGGATCGTCGGCGGGCACACCGACAGTCCCAACCTGCGGGTCAAGCAGCATCCGGATCTCGTCTCGGCGGGCTGGCAGTTGGTCGGCCTCGAGCCGTACGGCGGGGCATGGCTCAACTCGTGGCTCGACCGTGATCTCGGTATCTCCGGTCGGATCGGGGTCCGTGACGGCGACACGGTCCGGGACGTGCTGGTGCGCATCGACCGCCCGATCCTGCGGGTGCCGCAGCTGGCGATCCACCTGTCGGAGGACCGCAAGGGTGTGCAACTCGACCCGCAGCGGAACGTCAACGCGGTGTGGGGGATCGGCGACGAGCCACGCTCGTTCCTCGGTTTCGTCGCCGGGGAAGCGGGCGTCGACCCGGCCGCGGTTCTCGGATGGGAACTCATGACCCACGACCTCGCCCCGTCCGCCGTGGTGGGGGAGGACGCGTCGCTGGTGAGCGCGCCGCGGCTCGACAACCAGGGCACGTGCTACGCGGGGCTGCAGGCCCTGCTCGCCGCGGTCGCCGAGCCCGGCCACGGTATCCCGGTACTGGCCCTGTTCGATCACGAGGAGGTCGGCAGCATGTCCGACCGCGGCGCCTTCTCCGACCTGCTGAACTCGGTCCTCGAACGGATCGTGCTGCTCCGCGGCGGCGGCCGCGAGGACTTCCTACGGGCACTGTCCGGGTCGGTGTGCGCGTCCGGCGACATGGCGCACGCCACCCACCCGAACTACCCGGACCGGCACGAGCCCGCACATCGCATCCGCGTCAATGCCGGCCCCGTACTCAAGGTCAACCAGAACCTGCGCTACGCGTCCGACACCACCGGGGCCGCCGAGTTCGCGCTGGCCTGCGACCGGGCCGGTGTTCCGCTGCAGCGCTACGTGCACCGCGCCGACCTGCCGTGCGGGTCCACGATCGGGCCGATCACCGCGTCCCGCACCGGGGTGTCGACGGTCGACGTGGGCGCCCCGCAGTTGGCGATGCACTCGGCGCGGGAACTGATGGGCGCCGATGACGTCCGGATGTATGCGGACGCGCTGGCGGCGTTCCTGACGCCGGTGCGGTAG
- a CDS encoding glutathione peroxidase — MTTPLQDITIDTLGGVPTNLGEYGGRVVLVVNVASKCGLTPQYTALEKLASEYAERGLTVIGVPCNQFMGQEPGTPEEIQTFCSTTYGVTFPLTEKIEVNGDNRHPLYAELTKTPDADGEAGDIQWNFEKFLIARDGTVTNRFRPRTEPDAPEVLAAIDALL, encoded by the coding sequence ATGACAACTCCTCTGCAGGACATCACGATCGACACCCTCGGTGGCGTCCCCACCAACCTCGGCGAATACGGCGGCCGCGTGGTCCTCGTGGTCAACGTCGCCTCCAAGTGCGGCCTGACCCCGCAGTACACGGCCCTCGAGAAACTGGCCTCCGAGTACGCCGAACGCGGCCTCACCGTCATCGGCGTCCCCTGCAACCAGTTCATGGGACAGGAACCCGGCACCCCCGAGGAAATCCAGACCTTCTGCTCCACCACCTACGGCGTCACCTTCCCCCTCACGGAGAAGATCGAGGTCAACGGCGACAACCGGCACCCCCTGTACGCCGAACTCACCAAGACCCCCGACGCCGACGGCGAAGCCGGCGACATCCAGTGGAACTTCGAGAAGTTCCTCATCGCCCGCGACGGCACCGTCACCAACCGCTTCCGCCCCCGCACCGAACCCGACGCCCCCGAAGTTCTCGCCGCGATCGACGCGCTGCTCTAG
- a CDS encoding VOC family protein, which produces MKITGTALSLNVADTDASAEFAKTHFGFTEAMADDGFVSLSHPDAGVNLVFLRTGLGTFTPASIAGPAGQGLLIAFVVDDLDAEYARIAATGATVVTEPETEPWGERYCQFSDPNGIVWQLVQWV; this is translated from the coding sequence ATGAAGATCACCGGTACCGCGTTGTCGCTGAACGTCGCCGACACCGACGCGTCGGCCGAATTCGCCAAGACCCACTTCGGATTCACCGAAGCCATGGCGGACGACGGCTTCGTCTCCCTCTCCCACCCCGACGCCGGCGTCAACCTCGTGTTCCTGCGCACCGGGCTCGGCACTTTCACGCCCGCGTCGATCGCCGGGCCCGCCGGACAGGGGCTGCTGATCGCATTCGTCGTCGACGACCTCGACGCCGAGTACGCCCGCATCGCCGCCACCGGGGCCACCGTCGTCACCGAACCCGAGACCGAACCGTGGGGCGAAAGGTACTGCCAGTTCTCCGACCCCAACGGCATCGTGTGGCAACTCGTGCAGTGGGTATAG
- a CDS encoding dihydrodipicolinate reductase, with translation MITTVVWGTGNVGRAAIRAVHANPHLELSAVVVHDPAKVGRDAGDLGDVGVDTGVSATDDVDAVLATRPGAVVYAASGEIRPDDAVADIVRILRTGAVVVTPSVYALYDHRSAPPELRDPIVDAIAAAGGSLFVSGVDPGWGNDVLPLLISGLGSTVDTIRCQEIFDYADYDQPDSVRYLVGMGQPMDYEPPMIAPSVPTMVWGGQIRLMARALGVELDEIRETVQRRPLESDVTTATMGDFAAGTQGALRFEVQGIVGGVPRIVVEHVTRIHPSCAPDWPTPPDGGAGAHRVIIEGRPRIEVTVEATDEGGSRAAGGNATAVGRLVGAIDWLVAAEPGLYDALDVPLRPSPSMLPRS, from the coding sequence ATGATCACCACCGTCGTCTGGGGTACCGGCAACGTCGGCCGCGCGGCGATCCGCGCCGTGCACGCCAACCCGCACCTGGAACTGTCCGCGGTCGTCGTGCACGATCCGGCGAAGGTCGGCCGCGACGCCGGCGATCTCGGGGACGTCGGCGTCGACACCGGAGTGTCGGCCACCGACGACGTCGACGCCGTTCTCGCCACCCGTCCCGGCGCGGTCGTGTACGCGGCGTCCGGCGAGATCCGCCCCGACGACGCGGTCGCCGACATCGTGCGGATCCTTCGCACCGGGGCGGTGGTGGTGACGCCGTCGGTGTACGCCCTCTACGACCACCGCAGTGCACCCCCGGAGCTCCGTGACCCGATCGTCGACGCGATCGCGGCGGCCGGCGGGTCGCTGTTCGTGTCGGGTGTCGACCCGGGTTGGGGCAACGACGTCCTGCCGCTGCTGATCAGCGGGCTCGGCTCCACCGTCGACACGATCCGCTGCCAGGAGATCTTCGACTACGCGGACTACGACCAGCCCGACTCGGTGCGCTACCTCGTCGGGATGGGGCAGCCGATGGACTACGAGCCGCCGATGATCGCGCCGTCCGTGCCGACGATGGTGTGGGGCGGGCAGATCCGGTTGATGGCGCGGGCACTCGGCGTCGAACTCGACGAGATCCGCGAGACCGTGCAGCGGCGGCCCCTCGAATCGGACGTCACCACCGCGACCATGGGCGACTTCGCCGCGGGAACCCAGGGCGCACTGCGCTTCGAGGTGCAGGGCATCGTCGGGGGAGTGCCGCGGATCGTCGTCGAGCACGTCACCCGCATCCATCCGTCGTGCGCGCCGGACTGGCCGACGCCACCCGACGGCGGCGCCGGCGCACACCGCGTGATCATCGAGGGGCGGCCGCGGATCGAGGTCACCGTCGAGGCCACCGACGAGGGCGGTAGTCGGGCCGCGGGCGGCAACGCCACCGCCGTCGGACGCCTCGTGGGCGCGATCGACTGGCTCGTCGCCGCCGAACCCGGCCTGTACGACGCCCTCGACGTGCCGCTGCGACCGTCGCCGTCGATGCTGCCGCGCAGCTGA
- a CDS encoding carboxymuconolactone decarboxylase family protein, with product MNIDIPEGKDPVGYVWGEMVPEIGVAASKFSLSVYANSTLDLREFEAARLRIAQINGCIVCMDWRTERDGQKVEDDFFESVENWRTTDAFDDRVRLAAEYAERYALDHHNLDDEFWARMSARYSQAEIVELSMCLGSWIAFGRLNHVLGLDTVCALPGS from the coding sequence ATGAACATAGACATCCCAGAGGGTAAGGATCCGGTCGGTTACGTGTGGGGCGAGATGGTCCCCGAGATCGGGGTCGCCGCCTCGAAGTTCTCCCTGTCGGTGTACGCGAACTCGACACTGGACCTGCGCGAGTTCGAGGCCGCCCGGTTGCGGATCGCGCAGATCAACGGCTGCATCGTCTGCATGGACTGGCGCACCGAACGCGACGGACAGAAGGTCGAGGACGACTTCTTCGAGTCCGTCGAGAACTGGCGCACCACCGACGCGTTCGACGACCGGGTCCGGCTGGCTGCCGAGTACGCCGAACGGTACGCGCTCGATCACCACAACCTCGACGACGAGTTCTGGGCGCGGATGAGCGCTCGCTACAGCCAGGCCGAGATCGTCGAACTGTCGATGTGCCTCGGCTCCTGGATCGCGTTCGGCCGCCTCAACCACGTGCTGGGGTTGGACACCGTCTGCGCATTGCCCGGCAGCTGA
- a CDS encoding VOC family protein: protein MTLTLGMITFDSTDPGPLARWWADLTGGTIEQENDGWFYMVGIPGWGQKLGFQKVEDPTPGKNRQHLDLGAADLDAEVERVLAAGATEVHRENLDGFRWVVFADPQGNQFCVSGAH from the coding sequence ATGACGCTGACACTCGGCATGATCACATTCGATTCGACGGATCCCGGGCCGCTCGCGCGCTGGTGGGCGGACCTGACCGGCGGCACGATCGAGCAGGAGAACGACGGCTGGTTCTACATGGTCGGGATTCCCGGCTGGGGACAGAAGTTGGGCTTCCAGAAGGTAGAGGATCCGACGCCCGGCAAGAACCGTCAACACCTGGACCTGGGGGCGGCCGACCTGGACGCCGAGGTCGAGCGGGTCCTCGCGGCCGGCGCCACCGAGGTGCACCGCGAGAACCTGGACGGCTTCCGCTGGGTCGTGTTCGCCGATCCGCAGGGCAACCAGTTCTGTGTGTCGGGAGCACACTGA
- a CDS encoding DUF2334 domain-containing protein, whose translation MTGQLIVSVSGIRDETCDGVAEFAAEMDRRSVPLSLLVAPRLKDKYRLVTDTATQDWLRGRRDRGDAIVLHGYDQAATKRRRAEFAVLPEHEARLRLLAADRVLEETGLRTRLFAAPRWVASPGAVSVLPGTGFRLLAGLTAIRDLAHGTTVRSSVLGLGDGFRAEPWRCRTLVLGAARAARRGRIVRLAITGKQLGKPGPRQALLDAVDLALHHDATPAVYHWPLSGGVSEVA comes from the coding sequence ATGACCGGGCAACTGATCGTGTCGGTGTCGGGAATCAGGGACGAGACCTGCGACGGGGTCGCCGAGTTCGCTGCCGAAATGGATCGGCGGTCCGTTCCGCTGTCGCTGTTGGTCGCGCCGCGACTCAAGGACAAATACCGTCTCGTCACCGATACGGCCACCCAGGACTGGCTGCGTGGACGCCGGGACCGCGGCGACGCGATCGTTCTGCACGGCTACGACCAGGCTGCCACGAAACGGCGGCGAGCCGAGTTCGCCGTCCTACCCGAGCACGAGGCCCGGCTGCGGCTCCTTGCCGCGGACCGGGTCCTCGAGGAGACCGGGTTGCGGACGCGACTGTTCGCGGCACCCCGCTGGGTCGCTTCACCGGGCGCGGTGTCGGTGCTGCCCGGCACCGGGTTCCGGCTGCTCGCCGGTCTGACCGCGATCCGCGACCTCGCCCACGGCACCACTGTCCGCAGCTCGGTCCTCGGGCTCGGCGACGGCTTCCGCGCCGAACCGTGGCGCTGCCGCACCCTGGTGCTCGGCGCCGCCCGGGCTGCCCGCCGTGGCCGGATCGTCCGGCTCGCGATCACCGGGAAGCAACTCGGCAAACCAGGTCCCCGGCAGGCCCTGCTCGATGCCGTCGACCTCGCCCTGCACCACGACGCCACCCCGGCCGTCTACCACTGGCCGCTGTCGGGAGGCGTCAGCGAGGTGGCGTGA
- a CDS encoding TetR/AcrR family transcriptional regulator produces the protein MARDLIDLLWRDHPGAPSGGSRGPRAKVTTSQAVDAAITLADAEGPDAVTVRRLAGDLGVSAMALYTHVGSRDDLLVLMADTVRARSGRPPYVSDDWRDRVRQVADEETALHAAHWWLLDVTDQRTSFGPGTIATYDRQLHAFDGTPLTDVDRDAALTFVLDFARAAARARRPDPHAADMAEVWASWQRRLAGYLGDEHPLAQRVGAAAGAAMNTPYSPDAARAFGLERVLDALQSLIGGVTPPR, from the coding sequence ATGGCCCGCGACCTGATCGACCTGCTGTGGCGTGACCACCCCGGGGCGCCGAGCGGCGGCAGCCGCGGCCCGCGCGCGAAAGTCACCACCTCGCAGGCCGTGGACGCCGCGATCACGCTCGCCGACGCCGAAGGACCGGACGCCGTCACCGTCCGTCGCCTCGCCGGCGATCTGGGCGTCTCCGCGATGGCGCTCTACACGCACGTCGGCTCCCGCGACGATCTGCTCGTCCTCATGGCCGACACGGTCCGTGCCCGCAGCGGCCGTCCGCCCTACGTGAGCGACGACTGGCGTGATCGGGTCCGGCAGGTCGCCGACGAGGAGACGGCCCTGCACGCCGCGCACTGGTGGCTGCTGGACGTCACCGATCAGCGCACGTCGTTCGGGCCCGGGACGATCGCGACGTACGACCGTCAGCTGCACGCGTTCGACGGCACCCCGCTGACCGACGTCGATCGGGATGCCGCGCTGACGTTCGTGCTGGATTTCGCCCGGGCTGCCGCCCGAGCACGCCGGCCGGACCCACACGCCGCGGACATGGCCGAGGTGTGGGCGTCGTGGCAGCGGCGGCTCGCCGGCTATCTCGGCGACGAGCATCCGCTGGCGCAGCGGGTCGGCGCGGCCGCGGGTGCAGCGATGAACACGCCGTACAGCCCCGACGCTGCCCGGGCGTTCGGGCTCGAGCGGGTGCTGGACGCGTTGCAGTCGCTGATCGGCGGCGTCACGCCACCTCGCTGA
- the purQ gene encoding phosphoribosylformylglycinamidine synthase subunit PurQ, translated as MSARIGVITFPGTLDDVDAARAVKLAGGEAVSLWHGDADLKGVDAVIVPGGFSYGDYLRCGAIARFAPVMGEVVKAAEGGMPVLGICNGFQVLCEAGLLPGALTRNAGLHFVCRDQWLKVESNSTAWTSRYEAGAEILVPLKSGEGRYQASEQVLDELEGEGRVVFRYAGDNPNGSQRGIAGIASANGRVVGLMPHPEHATEALTGPSDDGLGMFYSALESVLTA; from the coding sequence GTGAGTGCACGCATCGGAGTCATCACGTTCCCGGGCACGCTCGACGACGTCGACGCCGCCCGCGCCGTGAAGCTGGCCGGCGGCGAGGCCGTCAGCCTGTGGCACGGCGACGCCGACCTCAAGGGCGTCGACGCAGTCATCGTTCCCGGTGGTTTCTCGTACGGCGACTACCTGCGCTGCGGTGCCATCGCCCGTTTCGCTCCCGTCATGGGCGAGGTCGTCAAGGCCGCCGAGGGTGGCATGCCGGTCCTCGGCATCTGCAACGGCTTCCAGGTGCTGTGCGAGGCCGGTCTGCTGCCGGGCGCCCTCACCCGCAACGCCGGCCTGCACTTCGTGTGCCGCGACCAGTGGCTGAAGGTCGAGTCCAACTCCACGGCCTGGACGTCCCGCTACGAAGCCGGCGCCGAGATCCTCGTCCCGCTCAAGTCCGGCGAAGGCCGCTACCAGGCGTCCGAGCAGGTGCTCGACGAGCTCGAAGGTGAGGGCCGCGTCGTGTTCCGCTACGCCGGCGACAACCCCAACGGCTCGCAGCGCGGCATCGCCGGCATCGCGTCCGCCAACGGCCGCGTCGTCGGCCTCATGCCGCACCCCGAGCACGCCACCGAGGCCCTCACCGGCCCCAGCGACGACGGACTGGGCATGTTCTACTCCGCACTCGAGAGTGTGCTGACCGCCTGA
- the purL gene encoding phosphoribosylformylglycinamidine synthase subunit PurL yields MSPQVDTVTNASATPDVAQPFKELGLKDDEYARIKEILGRRPTDAELAMYSVMWSEHCSYKSSKVHLKYFGETTTDEMKASMLAGIGENAGVVDIGDGWAVTFKVESHNHPSYIEPYQGAATGVGGIVRDIMAMGARPIAVMDQLRFGAADHPDTRRVVDGVVRGIGGYGNSLGLPNIGGETVFDASYQGNPLVNALCAGAMRVEDLHLAFASGAGNKIILFGARTGLDGIGGVSVLASETFDESSGGRPKKLPAVQVGDPFTEKVLIECCLDLYREKLVVGIQDLGGAGLSCATSELAAAGDGGMHIDLDLVPTRATGMTPAEVLSSESQERMCAVVAPENVDAFMAVCKKWDVLATVIGEVTDGEHLVIDWHGETVVDAPANTIAHEGPVYERPVQRPDSQDALIANTTAGLTRPQTADELKATTLKMLASPALCSRKWITEQYDRYVRGNTVLAENADGGVVRIDEETGRGIALATDASGRYTMLDPYAGAQLALAEAYRNVAVTGATPKAVSNCLNFGSPEDPGVMWQFQQAVRGLADGCAQLGIPVTGGNVSFYNQTGATAILPTPVVAVLGVIDDVHRRIPTGLGLEPGETLILLGETRDEFDGSIWAQVEHGHLGGVPPRVDLERERLLADILLAGSRDGLISAAHDLSEGGLMQAVVEAALAGETGCRILLPEGEDPFVTLFSESTGRVLVAVPRTEETRFTGMCTARNLPWTRIGVVDEGSDSIEVQGQFSVTMAELRQTHEATLPALFG; encoded by the coding sequence GTGTCTCCGCAGGTAGATACCGTCACCAACGCTTCCGCGACTCCCGACGTCGCTCAGCCGTTCAAGGAACTGGGCCTCAAGGACGACGAGTACGCCCGCATCAAGGAGATTCTGGGCCGCCGTCCCACCGACGCCGAACTCGCGATGTACTCGGTCATGTGGTCCGAGCACTGCTCCTACAAGTCGTCGAAGGTGCACCTGAAGTACTTCGGTGAGACCACCACCGACGAGATGAAGGCCTCGATGCTCGCGGGCATCGGCGAGAACGCCGGCGTCGTCGACATCGGCGACGGCTGGGCGGTCACCTTCAAGGTCGAGTCGCACAACCATCCGTCGTACATCGAGCCCTACCAGGGCGCGGCCACCGGCGTCGGCGGCATCGTCCGCGACATCATGGCGATGGGTGCCCGCCCGATCGCGGTCATGGACCAGCTGCGTTTCGGTGCCGCCGACCACCCGGACACCCGCCGCGTCGTCGACGGCGTGGTCCGCGGTATCGGCGGCTACGGCAACTCGCTCGGCCTGCCCAACATCGGTGGCGAGACCGTGTTCGACGCCTCCTACCAGGGCAACCCGCTCGTCAACGCGCTGTGCGCGGGCGCGATGCGCGTCGAGGACCTGCACCTGGCGTTCGCGTCCGGTGCCGGCAACAAGATCATCCTGTTCGGTGCGCGCACCGGCCTCGACGGTATCGGCGGCGTGTCCGTCCTCGCGTCGGAGACGTTCGACGAGTCCTCGGGCGGACGCCCCAAGAAGCTCCCCGCCGTCCAGGTGGGTGATCCGTTCACCGAGAAGGTGCTCATCGAGTGCTGCCTCGACCTGTACCGCGAGAAGCTCGTCGTCGGTATCCAGGACCTCGGCGGCGCCGGCCTGTCCTGCGCCACCTCGGAGCTGGCGGCGGCCGGCGACGGCGGCATGCACATCGACCTCGACCTGGTCCCGACACGGGCCACGGGCATGACGCCCGCCGAGGTGCTCTCCAGCGAGTCGCAGGAGCGCATGTGCGCGGTCGTCGCCCCCGAGAACGTCGACGCCTTCATGGCGGTCTGCAAGAAGTGGGACGTCCTGGCCACCGTCATCGGTGAGGTCACCGACGGCGAGCACCTCGTCATCGACTGGCACGGCGAGACCGTCGTCGACGCCCCCGCGAACACCATCGCCCACGAGGGCCCGGTCTACGAGCGTCCCGTGCAGCGCCCGGATTCGCAGGACGCGTTGATCGCGAACACCACCGCGGGCCTGACGCGTCCGCAGACCGCGGACGAGCTGAAGGCCACGACGCTGAAGATGCTGGCGTCGCCGGCACTGTGCAGCCGCAAGTGGATCACCGAACAGTACGACCGCTACGTGCGCGGCAACACGGTGCTCGCGGAGAACGCGGACGGCGGCGTCGTCCGTATCGACGAGGAGACCGGACGCGGCATCGCGCTCGCCACCGATGCGTCGGGCCGCTACACGATGCTCGACCCGTACGCGGGTGCGCAGCTGGCGTTGGCCGAGGCGTACCGCAACGTCGCCGTCACCGGTGCCACCCCGAAGGCCGTCTCCAACTGCCTCAACTTCGGTTCGCCGGAGGACCCGGGTGTCATGTGGCAGTTCCAGCAGGCCGTCCGCGGCCTCGCCGACGGCTGCGCGCAGCTCGGCATTCCGGTCACCGGCGGTAACGTCAGCTTCTACAACCAGACCGGTGCCACCGCGATCCTGCCGACGCCGGTCGTCGCGGTCCTCGGTGTGATCGACGATGTGCACCGTCGCATCCCCACCGGTCTCGGCCTCGAGCCCGGCGAGACGCTGATCCTGCTGGGCGAGACTCGTGACGAGTTCGACGGCTCCATCTGGGCGCAGGTCGAGCACGGCCACCTCGGTGGCGTCCCGCCGAGGGTCGACCTCGAGCGGGAGCGACTGCTCGCCGACATTCTGCTCGCCGGTTCGCGTGACGGCCTGATCTCGGCCGCGCACGACCTGTCCGAGGGTGGCCTGATGCAGGCTGTCGTCGAGGCCGCGCTGGCCGGAGAGACCGGCTGCCGGATTCTGCTGCCCGAGGGCGAGGATCCGTTCGTGACCCTGTTCTCCGAGTCCACCGGACGCGTGCTCGTCGCGGTCCCGCGCACCGAGGAGACCCGATTCACCGGCATGTGCACGGCCCGTAACCTGCCGTGGACGCGGATCGGTGTGGTCGACGAGGGCTCCGATTCGATCGAGGTTCAGGGTCAGTTCTCGGTCACGATGGCCGAACTGCGTCAGACGCACGAAGCAACCCTGCCGGCGCTGTTCGGGTGA